The Engystomops pustulosus chromosome 4, aEngPut4.maternal, whole genome shotgun sequence genome contains a region encoding:
- the RPS27L gene encoding ribosomal protein eS27-like isoform X2 → MPLAKDLLHPSAEEERTCHKKKRLVQSPNSYFMDVKCPGCYKITTVFSHAQTVVLCVGCSTVLCQPTGGKARLTEGCSFRRKQH, encoded by the exons ATGCCT TTGGCTAAAGATTTGCTTCATCCCTCTGCTGAGGAGGAAAGGACTTGCCATAAGAAGAAGAGGTTAGTCCAGAGCCCAAATTCCTACTTCATGGATGTGAAATGCCCAG GCTGCTATAAGATAACTACAGTTTTCAGCCATGCACAAACAGTCGTCCTTTGTGTAGGATGTTCTACTGTTCTGTGCCAGCCCACAGGTGGCAAAGCAAGGCTCACAGAAG GTTGTTCTTTCAGACGGAAGCAACACTGA
- the RPS27L gene encoding ribosomal protein eS27-like isoform X1: protein MPVHVWSLSRPGTIRCTCIITRAVSGIAGTRAGNPAGSMLAKDLLHPSAEEERTCHKKKRLVQSPNSYFMDVKCPGCYKITTVFSHAQTVVLCVGCSTVLCQPTGGKARLTEGCSFRRKQH, encoded by the exons ATGCCCGTACATGTCTGGTCTCTATCTAGACCAGGAACAATTAGATGCACTTGTATTATAACCCGAGCAGTGAGTGGTATAGCGGGCACACGAGCTGGTAATCCAGCAGGCAGCATG TTGGCTAAAGATTTGCTTCATCCCTCTGCTGAGGAGGAAAGGACTTGCCATAAGAAGAAGAGGTTAGTCCAGAGCCCAAATTCCTACTTCATGGATGTGAAATGCCCAG GCTGCTATAAGATAACTACAGTTTTCAGCCATGCACAAACAGTCGTCCTTTGTGTAGGATGTTCTACTGTTCTGTGCCAGCCCACAGGTGGCAAAGCAAGGCTCACAGAAG GTTGTTCTTTCAGACGGAAGCAACACTGA